From Euwallacea fornicatus isolate EFF26 chromosome 35, ASM4011564v1, whole genome shotgun sequence, a single genomic window includes:
- the jp gene encoding junctophilin-1 isoform X2, with the protein MRGMRHGYGVRTSAPFGKASKYRGQKALRGSMTSLRSSEPGAAPQDAAEKRDRRVDDSRGGFVLQSNSTEPAVGSRRRSLGSGNIKKHIFKGILKKGASTGELDRRTASGSIRSNASSASYISTDSAGSVMTNNSMPSDSNASFVIDDEQMDPSVTETYMGEWSNDKRSGYGISERSDGLKYEGEWYANKKYGYGVTTFANGEKEEGKYKNNVLITSQKKRLFLVRSAKFRERIDAAVNAAQRASKIALQKADIAISRTATARGKAEQADGSAAQARIDSEIAETVAKQYAPDFKQPGLERLKRQMKYREKNLELSFDQKEADAANALNQIPNQAPNQMPNRVNSEISNQIPNKINKPNVGNQIPNQMGNSTQAYQMNQQQPTTYQQPQQGNPYSMQNSYPQQPQQNSYQSQQAKPFASMNNPGLNNPGINNPVITNPGIGNPYGNASSHLNEFGPQIPNANQNSGSAVGNKNASNDLGVPLHNPRNSITGENVPNANSIRRMSRRVSGERPYLGSIGQQSSIDHFDHYKRPPSRDSSVDRYSRATGRLSNSMTGSRQPSVDRTSAARLETPDRTLRAPSAARGTTPTPSGVNNSAMKNGSVPTGVLSGQSTSPVAQNNSAPPFEDVILRKRGLGQDIIPSPNQPKRTESLFIPGQPNAQAAKVLATQTSLQRKKSLPDVQDLPRATRQMPREEVSMLGSARREEIRRQIDERERLRANPLLYLVSPQVKDWFSRQQLVLVVLFINISLAIMFFKLLT; encoded by the exons ATGCGGGGCATGCGGCACGGTTACGGTGTCCGGACCAGCGCCCCCTTCGGCAAGGCATCCAAGTACCGGGGACAGAAGGCGCTGCGCGGGTCTATGACATCGTTGCGCAGCAGCGAGCCCGGTGCCGCGCCTCAGGACGCGGCCGAGAAGAGAGACAGAAGGGTGGACGATTCCAGAGGGGGGTTCGTGCTGCAGAGCAACAGCACGGAGCCTGCAGTGGGGAGCAGGCGAAGATCTTTGGGTTCCgggaacattaaaaaacacattttcaaa GGCATCCTCAAAAAAGGAGCGAGTACTGGAGAGTTGGACAGAAGAACGGCTTCCGGTAGCATACGAAGCAACGCCTCTTCAGCGTCCTATATCAGTACAGATTCGGCGGGGTCTGTGATGACAAACAACTCAATGCCGTCAGATTCCAATGCTAGTTTTGTGATAGAT GATGAACAAATGGATCCGAGCGTGACGGAAACGTATATGGGTGAATGGAGCAACGACAAACGATCAGGCTACGGCATTAGCGAGCGATCCGATGGCTTGAAGTACGAGGGTGAATGGTACGCGAACAAAAAGTACGGTTACGGGGTCACGACGTTCGCCAATGGGGAGAAAGAGGAGGGTAAATACAAGAACAACGTGCTGATAACGAGCCAAAAGAAACGGCTCTTCCTGGTGAGGAGTGCCAAGTTCCGGGAGAGGATAGACGCGGCCGTGAACGCTGCGCAGAGGGCCTCGAAGATCGCCCTCCAGAAGGCTGATATCGCAATTTCCAg GACGGCCACAGCGCGGGGGAAAGCCGAACAGGCCGACGGTTCCGCTGCGCAGGCCCGAATAGACTCAGAAATTGCCGAGACCGTCGCCAAACAATACGCCCCGGATTTCAAGCAGCCGGGCCTGGAACGGCTGAAACGTCAAATGAAATACCGGGAGAAAAACCTGGAACTCTCCTTTGACCAAAAAGAGGCGGATGCCGCTAACGCGCTCAACCAAATACCGAACCAAGCTCCCAATCAAATGCCCAACCGAGTGAACAGCGAAATTTCCAATCAGATACCGAACAAAATCAACAAACCTAACGTGGGGAACCAAATTCCGAACCAAATGGGAAATTCTACGCAGGCGTATCAGATGAATCAACAACAACCCACCACTTATCAACAGCCACAACAAGGAAACCCTTACAGCATGCAAAACTCTTACCCGCAGCAACCGCAGCAAAACTCTTACCAATCGCAGCAAGCTAAACCCTTTGCGTCTATGAACAATCCAGGATTGAACAATCCCGGAATTAACAATCCCGTCATTACAAATCCCGGGATTGGCAATCCCTACGGCAACGCTTCTTCGCATTTGAACGAATTCGGGCCGCAGATTCCCAACGCGAACCAGAATAGTGGAAGCGCTGTTGGAAACAAGAATGCGAGCAACGATCTGGGCGTGCCCCTGCACAATCCCAGAAATTCCATTACCGGGGAGAATGTTCCGAACGCTAATTCGATACGAAGGATGTCGAGGAGGGTATCGGGGGAGCGGCCCTACCTGGGCAGCATAGGGCAGCAATCGTCGATCGACCATTTCGATCACTACAAGAGGCCGCCCAGTAGGGACTCGAGTGTAGATAG GTATTCCAGGGCAACCGGTAGGTTAAGTAACTCAATGACGGGCTCGAGACAACCGTCAGTAGACCGAACGTCGGCCGCCAGACTGGAGACTCCAGACAGGACCCTCAGGGCTCCATCAGCAGCCAGGGGTACCACGCCCACACCCTCGGGGGTTAATAATTCGGCGATGAAGAACGGTTCCGTGCCTACGGGAGTCCTATCAG GTCAGAGTACGTCCCCCGTGGCGCAAAACAACAGCGCGCCGCCATTCGAGGATGTGATCCTTCGGAAAAGGGGCCTCGGTCAAGACATTATTCCGTCCCCCAATCAGCCTAAGCGGACTGAGAGTCTGTTCATTCCAGGACAACCTAACGCGCAAGCCGCAAAG GTGTTAGCGACACAAACGTCCCTCCAACGCAAGAAATCATTACCGGACGTCCAAGACTTACCAAGGGCCACTCGTCAGATGCCCAGAGAGGAGGTGTCGATGCTGGGGTCTGCTCGACGAGAGGAGATCCGTAGACAAATCGACGAGCGGGAAAGACTACGAGCCAATCCGCTTCTTTATCTGGTCAGTCCGCAAGTTAAG GATTGGTTTTCGAGACAGCAGTTGGTCCTTGTAGTTCTCTTTATCAACATTTCGCTGGCGATCATGTTCTTCAAGCTACTGACATAG
- the TrpRS-m gene encoding tryptophan--tRNA ligase, mitochondrial, with the protein MMLRKFVTRVFPHIRQYSSKKLTCEEPYPTKIFSGIQPTGSIHLGNYLGAISQWIKLQDQNENLILSIVDLHSITLPHDPKKLRQNILELTATLLGCGLDPNKIILFQQSAVPAHAELCWCLGCISTMARLAHLPQYKEKSASLKNIPLGLFVYPVLQAADILSYKATHVPVGEDQVQQIQLCQELTRMFNNRYGQTFPTPHTLITSSEYGRIKSLRDPLKKMSKSDPDEKSRICLTDSPDTIVKNIKKAVTDFTSEVTFDPETRPGVSNLISIHSFVTGKTAEEICKEAEDIDTGKYKLRVADAVAAYVKPIQNSISSHMTDQGYLLSVLAEGAEKASQIANETLKEVHDKLGLSVKYRGREKASMKRS; encoded by the exons ATGATGTTAAGAAAGTTCGTCACACGTGTATTTCCTCACATAAGACAATATTCCTCAAAGAAG ttaaCTTGTGAAGAACCATATCccacaaaaatattctcagGAATTCAACCAACAGGTTCTATACATTTAGGAAATTATCTTGGTGCCATTTCCCAATGGATTAAACTGCAAGACCAGAATGAAAATCTTATTCTTAGTATTGTTGATCTTCACTCTATTACATTGCCACAT GACCCAAAGAAGCTTCGGCAAAACATCTTAGAATTGACAGCAACTTTACTTGGCTGCGGATTAgatccaaataaaataatactctTCCAACAGTCCGCAGTTCCTGCACATGCTGAATTATGCTGGTGTTTAGGATGTATTTCAACAATGGCCAG ATTAGCTCATTTGCCACAGTACAAAGAAAAATCAGccagtttgaaaaatattcctcTGGGCTTGTTCGTCTACCCAGTCCTGCAGGCTGCAGATATTTTGTCCTACAA AGCTACTCATGTGCCTGTAGGTGAAGATCAGGTACAGCAGATTCAGCTGTGCCAAGAATTGACCAGGATGTTTAACAATAGGTATGGCCAAACATTTCCAACTCCACATACATTAATTACTT CAAGCGAGTACGGCAGGATAAAGAGTTTGCGagatccattaaaaaaaatgtcgaagtCTGACCCTGATGAGAAAAGCAGAATTTGTCTAACTGACTCTCCAGATACCatagtgaaaaatatcaaaaaagcaGTTACAGATTTCACTTCAGAA GTAACGTTCGATCCTGAAACCAGACCTGGAGTTTCAAACCTAATTAGCATACACTCCTTTGTCACTGGCAAGACTGCAGAGGAGATCTGCAAGGAGGCTGAAGACATAGACACAGGAAAATACAAGCTAAGAGTAGCAGACGCTGTTGCAGCCTATGTTAAGCCaatacaaaattcaatttctagTCATATGACTGACCAAGGGTATTTATTGAGTGTATTAGCTGAGGGCGCTGAAAAAGCGTCACAAATCGCTAACGAGACCCTTAAAGAAGTCCACGACAAATTGGGTTTAAGTGTGAAGTATCGGGGGCGTGAAAAAGCCTCTATGAAGAGAAGTTAA
- the jp gene encoding uncharacterized protein jp isoform X3, with protein MMWYQADDEEEEELMFSPALMARRASESWIDTPPAQVLATQTSLQRKKSLPDVQDLPRATRQMPREEVSMLGSARREEIRRQIDERERLRANPLLYLVSPQVKDWFSRQQLVLVVLFINISLAIMFFKLLT; from the exons ATGATGTGGTACCAGGCTGATgatgaggaggaggaggagttGATGTTCTCGCCAGCTTTGATGGCCCGAAGGGCCTCCGAGAGCTGGATCGACACTCCGCCTGCTCAG GTGTTAGCGACACAAACGTCCCTCCAACGCAAGAAATCATTACCGGACGTCCAAGACTTACCAAGGGCCACTCGTCAGATGCCCAGAGAGGAGGTGTCGATGCTGGGGTCTGCTCGACGAGAGGAGATCCGTAGACAAATCGACGAGCGGGAAAGACTACGAGCCAATCCGCTTCTTTATCTGGTCAGTCCGCAAGTTAAG GATTGGTTTTCGAGACAGCAGTTGGTCCTTGTAGTTCTCTTTATCAACATTTCGCTGGCGATCATGTTCTTCAAGCTACTGACATAG
- the jp gene encoding junctophilin-1 isoform X1, with protein MQQQQPSDNGGAPPGATGATGTAAARSHVNGGRFDFDDGGTYCGGWEDGKAHGHGVCTGPKGQGAYSGSWHYGFEVSGVYTWPSGSCFEGQWQNGKRHGLGVETRGRWIYRGEWTQGFKGRYGVRQSNTSTAKYQGTWANGLQDGYGSETYADDGTYQGQWMRGMRHGYGVRTSAPFGKASKYRGQKALRGSMTSLRSSEPGAAPQDAAEKRDRRVDDSRGGFVLQSNSTEPAVGSRRRSLGSGNIKKHIFKGILKKGASTGELDRRTASGSIRSNASSASYISTDSAGSVMTNNSMPSDSNASFVIDDEQMDPSVTETYMGEWSNDKRSGYGISERSDGLKYEGEWYANKKYGYGVTTFANGEKEEGKYKNNVLITSQKKRLFLVRSAKFRERIDAAVNAAQRASKIALQKADIAISRTATARGKAEQADGSAAQARIDSEIAETVAKQYAPDFKQPGLERLKRQMKYREKNLELSFDQKEADAANALNQIPNQAPNQMPNRVNSEISNQIPNKINKPNVGNQIPNQMGNSTQAYQMNQQQPTTYQQPQQGNPYSMQNSYPQQPQQNSYQSQQAKPFASMNNPGLNNPGINNPVITNPGIGNPYGNASSHLNEFGPQIPNANQNSGSAVGNKNASNDLGVPLHNPRNSITGENVPNANSIRRMSRRVSGERPYLGSIGQQSSIDHFDHYKRPPSRDSSVDRYSRATGRLSNSMTGSRQPSVDRTSAARLETPDRTLRAPSAARGTTPTPSGVNNSAMKNGSVPTGVLSGQSTSPVAQNNSAPPFEDVILRKRGLGQDIIPSPNQPKRTESLFIPGQPNAQAAKVLATQTSLQRKKSLPDVQDLPRATRQMPREEVSMLGSARREEIRRQIDERERLRANPLLYLVSPQVKDWFSRQQLVLVVLFINISLAIMFFKLLT; from the exons ATGCAACAACAACAGCCCAGCGACAACGGGGGGGCACCGCCGGGTGCCACCGGGGCCACGGGAACAGCTGCCGCCCGCAGCCACGTAAACGGGGGCCGATTCGACTTCGACGACGGCGGCACGTATTGCGGCGGCTGGGAAGATGGAAAGGCCCACGGGCACGGAGTGTGTACGGGCCCCAAAGGCCAGGGGGCATACAGCGGTTCCTGGCACTATGGATTCGAGGTGTCTGGAGTCTATACTTGGCCAAG CGGAAGCTGTTTCGAGGGACAATGGCAAAATGGCAAAAGACATGGCCTGGGGGTGGAAACTCGTGGGAGGTGGATTTACCGAGGGGAATGGACGCAGGGTTTCAAAGGTCGTTACGGAGTCCGGCAATCCAACACCTCGACGGCGAAATATCAAGGAACTTGGGCCAATGGTCTGCAAGACGGTTACGGATCCGAAACGTATGCCGACGATG GCACATACCAAGGACAATGGATGCGGGGCATGCGGCACGGTTACGGTGTCCGGACCAGCGCCCCCTTCGGCAAGGCATCCAAGTACCGGGGACAGAAGGCGCTGCGCGGGTCTATGACATCGTTGCGCAGCAGCGAGCCCGGTGCCGCGCCTCAGGACGCGGCCGAGAAGAGAGACAGAAGGGTGGACGATTCCAGAGGGGGGTTCGTGCTGCAGAGCAACAGCACGGAGCCTGCAGTGGGGAGCAGGCGAAGATCTTTGGGTTCCgggaacattaaaaaacacattttcaaa GGCATCCTCAAAAAAGGAGCGAGTACTGGAGAGTTGGACAGAAGAACGGCTTCCGGTAGCATACGAAGCAACGCCTCTTCAGCGTCCTATATCAGTACAGATTCGGCGGGGTCTGTGATGACAAACAACTCAATGCCGTCAGATTCCAATGCTAGTTTTGTGATAGAT GATGAACAAATGGATCCGAGCGTGACGGAAACGTATATGGGTGAATGGAGCAACGACAAACGATCAGGCTACGGCATTAGCGAGCGATCCGATGGCTTGAAGTACGAGGGTGAATGGTACGCGAACAAAAAGTACGGTTACGGGGTCACGACGTTCGCCAATGGGGAGAAAGAGGAGGGTAAATACAAGAACAACGTGCTGATAACGAGCCAAAAGAAACGGCTCTTCCTGGTGAGGAGTGCCAAGTTCCGGGAGAGGATAGACGCGGCCGTGAACGCTGCGCAGAGGGCCTCGAAGATCGCCCTCCAGAAGGCTGATATCGCAATTTCCAg GACGGCCACAGCGCGGGGGAAAGCCGAACAGGCCGACGGTTCCGCTGCGCAGGCCCGAATAGACTCAGAAATTGCCGAGACCGTCGCCAAACAATACGCCCCGGATTTCAAGCAGCCGGGCCTGGAACGGCTGAAACGTCAAATGAAATACCGGGAGAAAAACCTGGAACTCTCCTTTGACCAAAAAGAGGCGGATGCCGCTAACGCGCTCAACCAAATACCGAACCAAGCTCCCAATCAAATGCCCAACCGAGTGAACAGCGAAATTTCCAATCAGATACCGAACAAAATCAACAAACCTAACGTGGGGAACCAAATTCCGAACCAAATGGGAAATTCTACGCAGGCGTATCAGATGAATCAACAACAACCCACCACTTATCAACAGCCACAACAAGGAAACCCTTACAGCATGCAAAACTCTTACCCGCAGCAACCGCAGCAAAACTCTTACCAATCGCAGCAAGCTAAACCCTTTGCGTCTATGAACAATCCAGGATTGAACAATCCCGGAATTAACAATCCCGTCATTACAAATCCCGGGATTGGCAATCCCTACGGCAACGCTTCTTCGCATTTGAACGAATTCGGGCCGCAGATTCCCAACGCGAACCAGAATAGTGGAAGCGCTGTTGGAAACAAGAATGCGAGCAACGATCTGGGCGTGCCCCTGCACAATCCCAGAAATTCCATTACCGGGGAGAATGTTCCGAACGCTAATTCGATACGAAGGATGTCGAGGAGGGTATCGGGGGAGCGGCCCTACCTGGGCAGCATAGGGCAGCAATCGTCGATCGACCATTTCGATCACTACAAGAGGCCGCCCAGTAGGGACTCGAGTGTAGATAG GTATTCCAGGGCAACCGGTAGGTTAAGTAACTCAATGACGGGCTCGAGACAACCGTCAGTAGACCGAACGTCGGCCGCCAGACTGGAGACTCCAGACAGGACCCTCAGGGCTCCATCAGCAGCCAGGGGTACCACGCCCACACCCTCGGGGGTTAATAATTCGGCGATGAAGAACGGTTCCGTGCCTACGGGAGTCCTATCAG GTCAGAGTACGTCCCCCGTGGCGCAAAACAACAGCGCGCCGCCATTCGAGGATGTGATCCTTCGGAAAAGGGGCCTCGGTCAAGACATTATTCCGTCCCCCAATCAGCCTAAGCGGACTGAGAGTCTGTTCATTCCAGGACAACCTAACGCGCAAGCCGCAAAG GTGTTAGCGACACAAACGTCCCTCCAACGCAAGAAATCATTACCGGACGTCCAAGACTTACCAAGGGCCACTCGTCAGATGCCCAGAGAGGAGGTGTCGATGCTGGGGTCTGCTCGACGAGAGGAGATCCGTAGACAAATCGACGAGCGGGAAAGACTACGAGCCAATCCGCTTCTTTATCTGGTCAGTCCGCAAGTTAAG GATTGGTTTTCGAGACAGCAGTTGGTCCTTGTAGTTCTCTTTATCAACATTTCGCTGGCGATCATGTTCTTCAAGCTACTGACATAG
- the LOC136348790 gene encoding uncharacterized protein produces the protein MLKLKTSATFLLILALISFSLSAPAKEKKKCKFNGLNIRPTQKSCLLGHMLEVLSELIRNEKAPVCLKKQLMKHLVSSEESHSSSEEAVSRDKNAESSEEEEHECSAGKGRAEGTSSSEEEHFKTRKAARKSSKWHHDSSSDEDSKTKSDESSSWHHSSESNMEDSYESDSEEDKSANNHSFIPCLNQGAENTTTSTKCTTTQSTTRKCTTATPVTRKCTTTKPPTKKCPTRQPTTTKCPTTQPATTTTKCPTTQPATTTTKCPTTQPATTTTKCPTTPLTTTECTTTPPTTTECTTTEVTTTPPTTTECTTTPPTTTECTTTPLTTTECTTTPPTTTECTTTEVTTTPPTTTECTTTPPTTTECTTTPPTTTECTTTPPTITECTTTPPTITECTTTPPTTTECITTDLTTTESYTTQPTTTDYITTDPTTTEYITTEPTTTDSTTTDYTTTESITTELTTTESYTTQPTTTDYTTTDPTTTEYISTEPTTTDSTTTDLTTTEYISTEPTTTDSTTTDLTTTEYISTEPTTTDSTTTDLTTTEYISTEPTTTDSTTTESITTDLTTTESYTTQPTTTDSISTDSTTTEYISTELSTADSVTTEAATTDPSNTTIVVDAETTRPCSSDEGSGDGNCTEDLSTTQVVTETITCALPETDCQKLRREKPSIIEALHGTSNPISEYLTKDTDNCSNVTSKKAELFFIPVLRFAKNFEALSVTRLLKYIKNAFKCLG, from the exons atgttaaagttaaaaacatCCGCAACTTTCCTGCTGATTTTAGCTCTGATCAGCTTCAGCCTGTCGGCTCCAgctaaagagaaaaaaaagtgCAAGTTCAATGGATTGAACATTAGGCCCACTCAGAAGTCCTGCCTTTTGGGGCACATGCTCGAAGTGCTTTCTGAGCTGATACGGAACGAGAAAGCGCCGGTTTGTTTGAAGAAACAACTGATGAAACATTTGGTCAGTTCTGAAGAGAGCCATTCTTCCTCCGAAGAAGCAGTATCGCGAGATAAAAACGCAGAATCGAGCGAAGAGGAGGAACACGAATGCTCAGCCGGAAAAGGCAGGGCGGAAGGAACGAGTTCGAGTGAGGAGGAACATTTCAAGACGCGGAAAGCAGCTAGGAAGTCAAGTAAATGGCACCATGATAGCAGTTCCGACGAAGACAGTAAAACGAAAAGTGATGAGAGCTCTTCGTGGCACCATAGCAGCGAATCTAATATGGAGGATTCATATGAGTCTGATTCCGAGGAAGATAAGTCCGCAAACA ATCATTCCTTCATTCCCTGTCTCAATCAGGGAGCAGAAAACACCACCACATCGACAAAGTGTACTACCACGCAGTCTACTACTAGAAAGTGTACTACCGCGACACCAGTCACTAGAAAGTGTACTACCACGAAGCCTCCTACGAAAAAGTGTCCTACCCGGCAGCCTACTACTACTAAGTGTCCTACCACGCAGCCtgctactactactactaagTGTCCTACCACGCAGCCtgctactactactactaagTGTCCTACCACGCAGCCtgctactactactactaagTGTCCTACCACGCCGCTTACTACCACAGAGTGTACTACCACGCCACCCACTACCACAGAGTGTACTACCACAGAGGTTACCACCACGCCGCCTACTACCACAGAGTGTACTACCACGCCGCCTACTACCACAGAGTGTACTACCACGCCGCTTACTACCACAGAGTGTACTACCACGCCACCCACTACCACAGAGTGTACTACCACAGAGGTTACCACCACGCCGCCTACTACCACAGAGTGTACCACCACGCCGCCTACTACCACAGAGTGTACTACCACGCCGCCCACTACCACAGAGTGTACCACCACGCCGCCCACTATCACAGAGTGTACCACCACGCCGCCCACTATCACAGAGTGTACCACCACGCCGCCTACTACCACAGAGTGTATCACCACGGATCTTACCACTACAGAATCTTATACCACGCAGCCTACTACTACGGATTATATTACTACGGACCCTACTACTACAGAGTATATCACCACGGAGCCCACCACTACAGATTCTACAACCACGGATTATACTACGACAGAGTCCATCACCACGGAGCTTACCACTACAGAGTCATATACCACTCAGCCTACTACTACGGATTATACTACCACTGACCCTACTACTACAGAGTACATCTCCACGGAGCCTACTACTACAGATTCTACAACCACTGACCTTACTACTACAGAGTACATCTCCACGGAGCCTACTACTACAGATTCTACAACCACTGACCTTACTACTACAGAGTATATCTCCACGGAGCCTACTACTACAGATTCTACAACCACTGACCTTACTACTACAGAGTATATCTCCACGGAGCCCACCACTACAGATTCCACAACCACAGAGTCTATTACGACGGATCTTACCACTACAGAGTCTTATACCACGCAGCCTACTACTACAGATTCTATTAGCACGGACTCTACTACTACAGAGTATATCTCCACGGAGCTTAGTACGGCAGATTCTGTTACCACGGAGGCTGCCACTACAGACCCTTCTAACACAACTATTGTTGTGGACGCGGAAACAACTAGACCATGTTCATCTGATGAAGGATCTGGTGATGGGAACTGCACTGAAGATTTGAGTACTACTCAGGTTGTAACAGAAACTATAACGTGTGCTTTGCCGGAAACTGATTGCCAGAAACTAAGAAGAGAAAAACCATCGATTATTGAAGCGCTACATGGGACTTCCAACCCAATCAGTGAATATTTGACCAAAGACACGGATAATTGTTCAAATGTTACTTCAAAGAAAGCCGAGTTGTTCTTCATTCCGGTGTTGAGGTTCGctaaaaatttcgaagcttTGAGTGTCACGCGGCTTCTTAAGTATATTAAGAACGCGTTTAAGTGCTTAGGGTAA